In a genomic window of Macrobrachium nipponense isolate FS-2020 chromosome 10, ASM1510439v2, whole genome shotgun sequence:
- the LOC135223904 gene encoding uncharacterized protein LOC135223904: protein MDLKVTIISCLMAIVTARPNHLPTAGYQYPTPLVPFPDAPLVSSSTLAPTTINHLSSVPSVISSTVPSAHGYEYPTPVNPLTFIPPSSSTVRPTVGYEYPTPVNHLSSLPPVHSTTIPSSTGYEYPSPVNHLGTVPSLPSSTVHSNGYEYPVPVNPLTLIPPVPSSTVPSSTHGGYEYPTPGIPFTLGSPSSVPGTFDVRGVAPVVF, encoded by the exons ATGGATTTGAAG GTAACAATAATCAGCTGCCTGATGGCAATAGTCACCGCCCGTCCAAACCACTTACCCACAGCAGGGTACCAATACCCAACTCCTTTGGTTCCTTTCCCCGATGCCCCTCTAGTATCGTCTTCAACACTTGCCCCTACTACAATTAATCACCTGAGCTCAGTCCCTTCAGTAATTTCCTCAACAGTGCCCTCTGCCCATGGGTATGAATACCCGACACCTGTtaatcccctgaccttcatccctccttcttcttcaacGGTCCGTCCTACTGTTGGGTATGAGTACCCAACACCTGTCAATCACCTGAGCTCTCTGCCGCCAGTACATTCTACAACAATTCCCTCCTCCACTGGGTATGAATACCCATCCCCTGTCAATCATCTGGGCACCGTCCCTTCGTTACCTTCCTCAACAGTTCACTCTAATGGGTATGAATACCCGGTGCCTGTGAATCCTTTAACCTTGATCCCCCCAGTACCTTCTTCAACAGTGCCTTCGTCTACTCACGGTGGGTATGAATACCCTACCCCAGGAATACCCTTCACCCTTGGGTCTCCTTCGTCCGTCCCAGGGACGTTTGACGTCAGGGGAGTAGCGCCTGTCGTTTTCTAA
- the LOC135223911 gene encoding pro-resilin-like — protein MICKITLVLGLAAAVAVAYPNLLEGGGHNHAHAHAHDAAVPAGLALPQAPPAAAPGAVGYGYPAPTTPTIPKPAPGPLYETPDKEDSHEEEEEEEPTPFKYEYVVSDAAAHLDFGHKADSDGHVENGQYHVLLPDSRVLTVVYVADATGYNPVLTFEGEALFPEPAPAPVPTPGKLYETPAHA, from the exons ATGATCTGCAAG ATAACCTTAGTATTGGGCCTGGCAGCGGCAGTAGCCGTAGCATACCCTAACCTCCTGGAGGGAGGAGGACATAACCACGCACACGCCCACGCCCACGATGCCGCTGTTCCCGCCGGTCTAGCGCTTCCCCAAGCGCCTCCTGCGGCCGCCCCAGGCGCCGTTGGGTACGGATACCCAGCGCCCACTACCCCGACCATTCCCAAGCCAGCACCGGGTCCCCTGTACGAAACTCCAGATAAGGAGGATTCtcacgaggaggaggaagaagaagag CCCACGCCCTTCAAGTACGAATACGTCGTGAGCGACGCCGCCGCCCACCTCGACTTCGGCCACAAGGCCGATTCCGACGGGCACGTCGAAAACGGCCAATACCACGTCCTCCTGCCCGATAGCCGTGTCCTGACCGTCGTGTACGTAGCCGACGCCACTGGATACAACCCGGTTCTGACCTTCGAGGGAGAGGCCCTCTTCCCTGaacctgctcctgctcctgttcCTACTCCTGGCAAATTGTACGAAACACCTGCGCATGCGTGA